Proteins encoded together in one Miscanthus floridulus cultivar M001 chromosome 16, ASM1932011v1, whole genome shotgun sequence window:
- the LOC136510400 gene encoding uncharacterized protein yields MEMYLGSINDKVWDVVENKFVIIDPTNLIDNDKINKQCNTMALNTIYNGIDSKVFEQIKDLDKASQVWVRLEETYEGTSMVKSAKLYMLKNKLSNFKMKDDESILEMSYRLQVIINDLKSLGEKVKDEDFSHKFLMCLPKRFKTLRTIIFKGGLKDVTQNEVLGDVMTEDQYNSDGEEIVKEEDKKKSVAFKAGTSFSKNKSKGKAKKEESSDEECSHDDSDDEALALFMRKFGKMMKKKGYGAWKRRDHFKNKEYVRLCYKCKSPNHVVADCPYNRDNEDNEKKKNKKEKKEKKMTLKKKKKKKGESYVVTWDSDASTNDDSSDDDKASKKKALASITINNKPSLFDTPSCFMAKGSKVKYDESENDDSESENDSDDDEFSNEHARTSRLNN; encoded by the coding sequence atggagatgtaccttggttcaatcaatgacaaggtgtgggatgtggtaGAGAATAAGTTTGTGATCATTGACCCTACCAATCTCATCGACAatgacaagatcaacaagcaatgcaatactatggcactcaacacaatatacaatggcattgattcaaaggtgtttgagcaaatcaaagatcttgatAAGGCAAGTCAAGTTTGGGTGAGactagaagaaacatatgagggcacttcaatggtaaaaagtgccaagctctacatgctcaaaaacaagctatcaaacttcaagatgaaggatgatgagtctATTCTGGAGATGTCCTATAGGCTACAAGTCATCATCAATGATCTCAAGAGTTTGGGTGAGAAGGTAAAGGATGAGGACTTCTCTCACAAATTCTTGATGTGTTTGCCAAAGAGATTCAAGACATTGAGAACTATCATCTTTAAAGGTGGATTGAAGGATGTCACTCAAAATGAGGTGCTTGGTGATGTGATGACCGAGGACCAATACAATAGTGATGGTGAAGAAATTGTGAAggaggaagacaagaagaagagtgtggcatttaaGGCTGGCACTTCTTTCTCCAAGAACAAGAGTAAGGGCAAGGCTAAGaaggaagaatcaagtgatgaagaatgctctcatgatgatagtgatgatgaagcacTAGCTCTCTTCATGCgcaagtttggcaagatgatgaagaagaaaggctatggtgcatggaagagaagagatcacttcaagaacaaggagtatgtgaggttgtgctacaagtgcaagagccccaatcatgttgtagcggattgtccctacaatagggATAATGAggataatgagaagaagaagaacaagaaagaaaagaaagagaagaagatgaccttaaagaagaagaagaagaagaagggtgaatcCTATgttgtcacatgggatagtgatgcctccaccaatgatgattcaagtgatgatgacaaggcatccaagaagaaggctctagcAAGCATTactatcaacaacaagccttcactatttgacactccatcatgcttcatggccaagggctccaaggtaaaatatgatgagagtgaaaatgatgatagtgaaagtgaaaatgatagtgatgatgatgaattctcAAATGAACATGCTAGAACAAGCCGACTCAATAATtaa